The Ananas comosus cultivar F153 linkage group 2, ASM154086v1, whole genome shotgun sequence genome contains a region encoding:
- the LOC109705438 gene encoding uncharacterized protein LOC109705438, whose amino-acid sequence MENCDKDEKDLVSISISESSTDKACEEEAVSSEIKSLNVNEEAPTVQQENEGDDSKELVHENRDLDSVDPKEVNQSAEEVPAEEEAEDPVFDGTEAPELEASRSLSSHSLEPDSDSSLSAWPEKAAALTNFVREKGAVAVSNVIRRLSGRKDEEGFPGGDEKNDACDNEEPDLSKLSETPQQAEERSTWNPLSFIKIARDTDSSNNAEKADYACAESLAAEPSMKGRITIYTRLGCQECKMVRSFMHQKRLVFVEINIDVFPSRKLELEKNTGSSAVPKVYFNGFLVGGMNELKTMEESGKLDEKISSLSDEEPSAEAPLPPLPGEDDESDSGKIDELATIVRKMRESIVPKDRFYKMRRFSNCFLGSEAVDFLAEDQYLERDEAVEFGRKLASKHFFRHVLDENIFEDGNHLYRFLEHDPTVMTQCYNIPRGTIDVKPKPITEIAARLRLLSYAMFEAYVSEDGRHVEYRSIHGCEEFKRYLRITEELQRVELDDLSREEKLAFFINLYNMMAIHAILTWGHPAGALDRRKFFGDFKYVIGGCSYSLSAIHNGVLRGNQRPPYNLIKPFGPRDERSKVALPYPEPLVHFALVCGTRSGPALRCYSPGDIDKELMEAARNFLRNGGLVVDAEAKIASVSKILRWYSADFGKNEVEMLKHAANYLEPAKSGELLELLANTQLRVVYQAFDWALNF is encoded by the exons ATGGAAAATTGCGATAAGGATGAGAAGGATTTGGTCAGCATATCAATTTCGGAGAGTTCCACTGATAAAGCCTGTGAAGAAGAGGCAGTATCAAGTGAAATAAAGTCCCTAAATGTTAACGAAGAAGCTCCAACGGTTCAACAGGAGAATGAAGGTGACGACTCGAAAGAGCTGGTGCATGAAAATAGGGATTTGGACAGTGTTGATCCGAAAGAAGTAAACCAAAGTGCCGAAGAGGTTCCTGCCGAAGAAGAAGCTGAAGACCCTGTGTTTGATGGAACAGAGGCTCCTGAactagaagcttctagaagtCTATCGAGTCACTCCCTGGAACCTGATTCAGATTCCTCTCTATCTGCTTGGCCTGAAAAAGCTGCTGCATTGACGAACTTTGTAAGGGAGAAGGGAGCAGTTGCAGTTTCAAATGTTATTCGCCGCCTTTCTGGGAGAAAGGATGAAGAAGGTTTCCCTGGTGGGGATGAGAAGAATGATGCTTGTGATAATGAAGAACCGGACTTGAGCAAACTTAGTGAAACCCCCCAGCAAGCTGAGGAGCGGTCAACATGGAACCCACTAAGTTTTATTAAGATTGCACGTGATACAGATAGTTCGAATAATGCAGAGAAAGCAGATTATGCTTGTGCGGAAAGCTTGGCTGCAGAACCAAGTATGAAAGGAAGGATCACAATATACACAAGGTTGGGATGTCAGGAATGCAAAATGGTAAGATCATTCATGCATCAGAAAAGGCTTGTGTTTGTCGAGATCAACATTGATGTCTTTCCCAGCAGGAAGTTGGAGTTGGAGAAGAATACTGGGTCCTCAGCTGTTCCTAAAGTATACTTCAATGGTTTCCTTGTTGGAGGAATGAATGAGCTTAAGACAATGGAGGAGTCTGGGAAGCTTGATGAGAAGATTAGTAGTCTTTCCGATGAGGAGCCGTCAGCTGAAGCTCCATTACCACCATTACCAGGTGAAGATGATGAATCTGATAGTGGGAAAATTGATGAGTTGGCAACCATTGTTAGAAAGATGCGAGAGTCCATCGTACCGAAGGACCGGTTCTATAAGATGAGGAGGTTTAGCAATTGTTTTCTTGGGTCTGAAGCTGTGGATTTCTTGGCAGAGGACCAATATTTGGAGAGAGATGAG GCAGTGGAGTTTGGAAGGAAGCTTGCGAGTAAGCACTTTTTCCGCCATGTTCTGGA TGAGAATATCTTTGAAGATGGAAATCATTTATATCGTTTCCTGGAGCATGATCCCACTGTAATGACCCAATGCTACAACATCCCAAGAGGCACCATCGACGTTAAACCGAAGCCTATTACTGAAATAGCAGCAAGATTAAGGTTACTGTCGTATGCTATGTTTGAAGCTTATGTATCTGAGGATGGAAGGCATGTTGAGTACAGAAGCATCCATGGTTGTGAAGAGTTTAAAAG GTATTTGAGAATAACAGAAGAGCTACAGAGGGTGGAGTTAGATGACTTATCACGGGAAGAAAAGCTTGCTTTCTTCATAAATCTCTACAACATGATGGCCATCCATGCAATATTAACATGGGGTCATCCTGCTGGAGCTTTGGATAGGAGAAAGTTTTTTGGAGATTTTAAATATGTGATTGGCGGATGCTCGTATTCGCTTTCAGCCATCCATAATGGTGTATTACGAGGGAATCAGAGGCCACCTTACAATCTCATCAAGCCTTTCGGACCAAGAGACGAACGTTCTAAG GTGGCCCTACCATATCCAGAGCCACTGGTTCACTTTGCTTTGGTATGTGGGACCCGTTCCGGGCCTGCCCTTCGATGTTACTCGCCAGGAGATATCGACAAGGAATTAATGGAAGCAGCACGCAATTTTCTCAGGAATGGAGGATTAGTTGTCGATGCGGAAGCAAAGATTGCATCTGTAAGCAAGATATTGCGATG GTATAGTGCGGATTTCGGTAAGAACGAGGTGGAGATGTTGAAACATGCGGCGAATTATCTGGAGCCAGCGAAGTCAGGGGAGCTTCTGGAGTTACTAGCCAACACCCAGTTGAGAGTGGTATATCAAGCTTTCGACTGGGCTTTGAACTTCTAG
- the LOC109705446 gene encoding membrane-anchored ubiquitin-fold protein 3-like: MEGGGGGGGGGDLIEIKFRIFDGTDIGPSKLDPATTVASLKEIVLAQWPQGKEIAPKMINDIKLINAGRILENNRTLAESTVPVGEPSGGVITMHVVVRPPQFDKENEKELKKLPKQNRCSCTIV, translated from the exons atggaaggaggaggaggaggaggaggaggaggggatttGATCGAGATCAAGTTTAGGATCTTCGATGGCACCGACATCGGGCCGAGCAAATTGGATCCGGCCACAACGGTGGCGTCTCTGAAAGAGATCGTGCTCGCTCAATGGCCACAAG GCAAAGAAATAGCGCCAAAaatgataaatgatatcaaGCTGATAAATGCGGGGAGAATATTGGAGAACAATAGGACTCTTGCTGAGTCCACAGTTCCAGTTGGGGAGCCCTCCGGTGGTGTTATCACTATGCACGTCGTCGTGCGTCCTCCCCAATTTGATAAAGAAAATG AGAAAGAGCTAAAGAAGCTACCCAAGCAGAATCGATGTTCATGCACCATTGTGTAA